TGGTCTCTCAACAAACAAGGGAAGCTGGCGGTGAAGTACTTCTTCGCCACCAACTAATTCTCCGACCCTTTTATCATGATCATCTTCCCTTTTAGGAGGACTGCAACTCTTTTCCTCCAAAGCTTGAGGCTGATGATCGTGATTGGCCGGATTCATCATGATGTCGAGAGGGAGAGAGTTTTGATCATCGGCAGCCTGTTTAAGCTTTGCCCTATCCCTTCGATGGATGTTCATGTGACCCCCTAGAGCCTGTGCATTTGAAAAGCCTCTCTGGCAAAAGGCACAGGTATATGATCTGATCACTTGGCCTGAGCCCTGTAACTCGGAGCCCCATTTCATCTGGTCAGACTTTTCCAAGTTTTGGGGGTTGATCGCCATGGATGGATAATACACAGAGAAAGatggagaaaagagaagggaatttTGGAGGGGCCAGGAGAGGTGGTCAACTGGTCGGTTGTGGGATATATTGTTGTTATTGATGAGTACATAAGCAGTAGTACTCTTTTTCTTCTAGGTAACTTGCATGCATGAACaacataattatttattttattataattagttTCTTATTTTGATATCTCTTCTATAAATCTGTGTGCATGAGTCTTATTTTGAATTAAAGTTAATAGATTATGACAATTTGATGCGATATAAATTATGCAATAAGACGTGTTCAGTTTTGTCCCCaaaaggtagttcaatcggctggaaccacacttaatgaagtggaggtcactagttcgaatccccctcctccctcttgtgcggacatttcaaaaaaaaaaaagacgtgtTCAGTTTTATTGAGGTtactatgaaaatatattttaaccCTTGAAGTACCACTACATTATAAAAATGTTATCTTTCAgcaaaattcattaaaattgataaaacagTGGTCACGTGAatggtttaaaaattattagaaaaacaaaaattaaaagatagaaACAGCTagaactaaaattaaaaaaaattaaaaaataaaaaactaaaaaaaaaattatgctaaaattaaaattaaaaaataaaaaatccaatagACGGCTGAGTGGTAGTTCGGCTaccccaaaattcaaaagagtaatttgttttcaattttttgaaaataattttaattttctttccatttgttttaataagggctttttttttttttttttttttttttttcaattgaaatggGGGCGATTACCGGATTTTCCTAGTAAAAATCGtggtattttggaaattaagAAAGACACCAATGTGATCAAGTGACACGCATATAACTACTTTTCCATCAATTTTAACCATTCTCATTAACCGAGTGAACTTTTTGTATTAGAATGATAGTTTGAGGTATCTAAATTCCATTTTTGAAGTTTGGTGGTGCAAATAAGGTCAGCAATTTGTGTTCACTTATTGGATTTGGGTTGTGTTGAGTTTGTGTTAGGTTTGCGAGTCGTGTTAAAAATTGGTTGCCCTAAATGTCGCGTGGCGAGTTCAAATCGTGTTGAGACATacatataagactatataggtcaactatTACTTAACCCTTCAACCATAACCCACTGTTTTCATGTTGAATTTGTGTAGAGTTTACGGGtcatgtaaaaaaatttatcagcCTTAAGTGCAAGTGAAAACATGGTGATAATTTAGGGGTTTTCCTCTTTTAAGTTATTCTTTAAATGACTAACATATACTCTTCAAAATGCATGGTTAAATTgacataaataaattaattcatAGCAATATATGTTGGTTTTAGAACAGAAATTTTACTATAATGTTGAACAATAGGTAAAGTCAGTAATGACAGTTTGCAATCGTGGCATGAAATTCATTCTGCTCATTCATGGACTCGACAAGACGCCTTCTTTGGATTGCACGAAGAGTATcaatatggtaaaaaaaaaaactatgaaatTCATATTGCACCCTTTGGAACTTCAAAAAGGTTGATCTAATATTTGCTAAGCGTGAAAAGTTAATCTACTTATTACTGAGATGGAAAAGTTAATATTTCATCTTAAGGTGAATTCACACACGTTACAATCTTATATGCATATTGGACAAgggaaaaaacagaaaagagaaGACTCTTCTTAGACACCAAGAGCCTATCGTATTTCAGCAatttgcacatttttattttttgtttattaaaacaaacattcatccttttatatatatatatatatatatatatatatatatatatatatgaaatgattttttagttttgctcATAAGTGTGAttgatataaagataaaaagaatttATTGATGTAAATTAACggtaaaagaaattttgaattttttgtgaatgaaaaatgaaaaaagtttggTAATGTGCCGAAAGAAGTTTGCTAACTTTTTTGgaggacaaaaaaaaagtgagttgCCAAACACATCCTCGGTTGGTGACCTTTGGAAGGAaatattatagtttttattataatatttcatttcaaattaatatgATAGGTCACGTGGCATTGACATGCTagttacaattaaatttaattattgatatAGTGTCATGTGGACTTAAAGATTGGCGTGATACTACCTCGTCAaccataattaaatttaattgtttaatggtTGATGTAGTAAGTGCTATATAAACCGCCAAAAATACTGCACTAAGGTAGGTCAACGTTCATAAACTATCAAATAATCCTCTATAACTTGCACGGGGAGTATATAGATTCAGTTCAATGTATATAATTAGCTGCTGTATCTTCAACTAGTAGTCCTCTAACATGCATGTATCTCCTGCATGACAAAGTCAACCTAATATTTCTCTaaccttaattattattatttttacgtACCATGTTTCAGTTGACCATGGTTTGGAGAGACAAAGCAACTGGTGGTTTTAGGTAGAATAtcctcaatctctctctctctcatctccgtcaccttctttgttttttctcgTTTTCGACAGTTTTGGGTTGAAAGGTTTAGACGGGAAGGAGAGCGATTATTCTCTTGccattaattataaattaaaacctCTTTAAGATGGATTATCAAATAAGTTAAGCgtcactttatttttatttattttttatttttgaagtgtTTAAGCGTCACTTTTAAAACCACCGGTTTATCAACTGTATGCAACGTGTAGCATAAGTAGATAAGATGTGGTttaccttctttcttttttttttttcctttttacctCAGcaatttctttattaattttcacTCAAGCTTagcaattaatttatatataactcTTGCAGATACGTTACGACGTTAACGTATCATCTAGAAAGTCAATATCAgaaccttttttatatttaattaattttcaccTCACCCGGGTTCAAGTGCTTGAAGagctatgtatattaatttacctAAACAAATACAATTACCTTTAAATCTCATATAATTGCAGTGCATTCAATGCATTGTTGCTGACCTAAGTGCTTTGGATTCCAGAAGCCCGACTTAGAAATTAACTAATGAATTC
Above is a genomic segment from Corylus avellana chromosome ca9, CavTom2PMs-1.0 containing:
- the LOC132162437 gene encoding transcriptional regulator TAC1-like, with product MAINPQNLEKSDQMKWGSELQGSGQVIRSYTCAFCQRGFSNAQALGGHMNIHRRDRAKLKQAADDQNSLPLDIMMNPANHDHQPQALEEKSCSPPKREDDHDKRVGELVGGEEVLHRQLPLFVERPSGRRDDCGGGNEEKRIQITAGVDLELRLGEREIERKTTEKVETREMEMRKRERLSL